A section of the Clostridium omnivorum genome encodes:
- a CDS encoding GDSL-type esterase/lipase family protein, translated as MKILLIGDSLTYGYGVDHDKSWAYLLSKNKSIDIINKGINGDTTAGMLFRAYEDISSNLSCFTVIMGGSNDILSDLSYNYVKDNIILIIEEAQSLGSEPILAIQPPVVPIMAERLWSSGVNYYKVNEEIKAYRNEILSYAIDNRIKYIDFFTPFHRLLEEDKAINYYLDGLHLNSKGNQLLYDLASKIIFS; from the coding sequence ATGAAAATACTTCTTATTGGAGATAGCCTTACCTATGGTTACGGAGTTGACCATGATAAATCTTGGGCTTATCTGCTATCAAAAAACAAATCAATAGATATTATAAATAAAGGTATAAATGGAGACACAACTGCTGGGATGCTTTTTAGAGCTTATGAAGATATATCTTCCAACTTATCTTGTTTTACAGTGATAATGGGTGGATCAAATGATATTTTATCCGATCTATCATATAACTATGTAAAAGATAATATTATATTAATTATTGAAGAAGCCCAAAGCTTAGGATCAGAGCCTATATTAGCCATTCAACCCCCTGTAGTTCCTATAATGGCTGAAAGGCTATGGAGCAGTGGTGTAAATTATTATAAAGTAAATGAAGAAATAAAAGCTTATAGAAATGAAATACTTTCCTATGCAATAGATAATCGAATAAAATATATAGACTTCTTTACCCCTTTTCACAGGCTTTTAGAGGAAGATAAAGCTATTAATTATTATCTTGATGGCTTACACCTTAACTCTAAGGGAAATCAATTATTATATGATCTTGCTTCAAAAATTATATTTTCTTAA